A single region of the Streptomyces diastaticus subsp. diastaticus genome encodes:
- the dnaJ gene encoding molecular chaperone DnaJ yields MSTKDYIEKDYYKVLGVPKDATDAEIKKAYRKLARENHPDANTGNAKAEERFKEISEANDILGDPKKRKEYDEARSLFGNGGFRPGPGGGGSGGNFNFDLGDLFGGGAPGGGQGQGGFGGGLGDVFGGLFNRGGAGAGTRTQPRRGQDIESEVTLSFTEAVDGATVPLRMSSQAPCKACSGTGDKNGTPRVCPTCVGTGQVSRGGGGGFSLTDPCVDCKGRGLIAEDPCEVCKGSGRAKSSRTMQVRIPAGVTDGQRIRLRGKGSPGERGGPAGDLYVVVNVDKHPVFGRKGDNLTVTVPVTITEAALGGEIRVPTLGGPPVTLKLPPGTPAGRTMRARGKGAVRKDGTRGDLLVTVDVAVPQHLSSEAREALETYRKATADEDPRAELFKAAKGA; encoded by the coding sequence ATGAGTACGAAGGACTACATCGAGAAGGACTACTACAAGGTCCTCGGCGTCCCCAAGGACGCCACCGACGCCGAGATCAAGAAGGCGTACCGCAAGCTCGCCCGGGAGAACCACCCGGACGCCAACACGGGCAACGCCAAGGCCGAGGAGCGCTTCAAGGAGATCTCCGAGGCCAACGACATCCTCGGCGACCCCAAGAAGCGCAAGGAGTACGACGAGGCGCGCTCCCTCTTCGGGAACGGCGGCTTCCGCCCCGGTCCCGGCGGTGGCGGCTCCGGCGGGAACTTCAACTTCGACCTGGGCGACCTCTTCGGGGGCGGCGCCCCCGGCGGCGGCCAGGGCCAGGGCGGGTTCGGCGGCGGCCTCGGGGACGTCTTCGGCGGGCTGTTCAACCGCGGGGGCGCGGGCGCCGGTACACGCACCCAGCCCCGGCGCGGCCAGGACATCGAGTCCGAGGTGACGCTCAGCTTCACCGAGGCGGTGGACGGCGCGACGGTGCCGCTCCGGATGTCCAGCCAGGCGCCCTGCAAGGCCTGTTCGGGCACCGGCGACAAGAACGGCACGCCCCGCGTCTGCCCGACCTGTGTCGGCACCGGCCAGGTCTCGCGCGGCGGCGGGGGCGGCTTCTCGCTCACCGACCCGTGCGTGGACTGCAAGGGCCGCGGACTGATCGCCGAGGACCCGTGCGAGGTCTGCAAGGGTTCCGGGCGGGCCAAGTCGTCGCGCACCATGCAGGTCCGCATCCCGGCCGGAGTCACGGACGGGCAGCGCATCCGGCTGCGCGGCAAGGGCAGTCCGGGCGAGCGCGGAGGCCCTGCGGGCGACCTGTACGTGGTGGTGAACGTCGACAAGCACCCGGTCTTCGGGCGCAAGGGCGACAACCTCACCGTCACGGTGCCGGTCACCATCACGGAGGCCGCGCTCGGCGGCGAGATCCGGGTACCCACCCTGGGCGGGCCCCCGGTGACGCTGAAACTGCCGCCGGGCACCCCGGCGGGCCGCACGATGCGGGCCCGCGGCAAGGGCGCGGTCCGCAAGGACGGCACCCGCGGCGATCTGCTGGTCACCGTCGACGTGGCGGTGCCCCAGCACCTGTCCTCCGAGGCCCGGGAGGCCTTGGAGACGTACCGCAAGGCCACCGCGGACGAGGACCCGCGGGCGGAGCTGTTCAAGGCAGCGAAGGGAGCGTAG
- a CDS encoding heat shock protein transcriptional repressor HspR: MDRDGRRRNPYELTEDTPVYVISVAAQLSGLHPQTLRQYDRLGLVSPDRTAGRGRRYSARDIELLRQVQQLSQSEGINLAGIKRIIELENQVTALQQRVAELSAAVDGAAAQMRQREAQVHASYRRDLVRYEDVRHTSALVVWRPGRPSAE, encoded by the coding sequence ATGGACCGGGACGGACGACGTCGCAACCCCTACGAACTGACGGAAGACACCCCGGTGTACGTCATTTCGGTGGCGGCCCAGCTGAGCGGGCTCCACCCGCAGACGTTGCGCCAGTACGACCGTCTCGGCCTGGTGTCGCCCGACCGCACGGCCGGGCGGGGGCGCCGGTACTCGGCCCGCGACATCGAACTGCTCCGCCAGGTGCAGCAGTTGTCGCAGAGCGAGGGCATCAACCTCGCCGGTATCAAGCGCATCATCGAACTGGAGAACCAGGTGACCGCGCTCCAGCAGCGCGTCGCCGAACTCTCCGCGGCCGTCGACGGCGCCGCCGCCCAGATGCGGCAGCGCGAGGCCCAGGTGCACGCCTCCTACCGCCGCGACCTCGTGCGGTACGAGGACGTGCGGCACACCAGCGCGCTGGTGGTGTGGAGGCCGGGCCGGCCGTCCGCCGAGTGA
- a CDS encoding helix-turn-helix transcriptional regulator, with product MGTDDQIPGHPHSPRELCEAGRQLYADALRTGRIPRSEAAQAPCLIDLALVHADPDDPEWLRPLPPTVALGHLVHPIEQEIQERRRVAIGLTETFAPFLAMAAQNPVAASGMTVLEGLGLINTTLDRVVAECSEELLTVQPGSGRKPETIAEGLRRVMPLLDRRVKMRTLYQHTARHHPATIAYVDRIGTDVEVRTLEESVDRLIVVDRKVAFIPARSDRQVALQLRHPGLVEYLVGVFDQLWRHAVPWDEQPDAYRPELDGITGTQRSIAKLLVEGHVDDAIARRLGMNVRTCRSHIARLATTLGSGSRTQLGYLIARSGLLDASD from the coding sequence ATGGGGACAGACGACCAGATACCGGGACATCCGCACAGCCCACGTGAGCTGTGCGAAGCGGGTCGGCAGCTCTACGCCGACGCGCTGCGGACCGGGCGCATACCCCGGAGCGAGGCCGCGCAGGCGCCCTGCCTCATCGATCTGGCGCTGGTGCACGCCGACCCGGACGACCCGGAGTGGCTGCGGCCACTGCCCCCGACGGTAGCGCTCGGCCATCTGGTACACCCCATCGAGCAGGAGATCCAGGAGCGCCGACGCGTCGCCATCGGCCTCACCGAGACCTTCGCCCCTTTCCTGGCCATGGCGGCGCAGAACCCGGTCGCCGCCAGCGGGATGACCGTGCTGGAGGGGCTGGGGCTCATCAACACCACCCTCGACCGGGTGGTCGCGGAGTGCTCCGAGGAGCTGCTGACCGTGCAGCCGGGCAGCGGCCGCAAGCCGGAGACCATCGCGGAGGGGCTGCGCCGCGTCATGCCCCTGCTCGACCGCCGGGTGAAGATGCGCACCCTCTACCAGCACACCGCCCGGCACCACCCGGCGACCATCGCCTACGTGGACCGGATCGGCACCGACGTCGAGGTGCGCACGCTGGAGGAGAGCGTCGACCGGCTGATCGTGGTGGACCGCAAGGTGGCCTTCATCCCGGCCCGCTCCGACCGGCAGGTCGCCCTCCAGCTACGCCACCCCGGCCTGGTGGAGTACCTGGTGGGCGTCTTCGACCAGCTCTGGCGGCACGCCGTCCCCTGGGACGAGCAGCCCGACGCCTACCGTCCCGAGCTGGACGGCATCACGGGCACGCAGCGCTCCATCGCCAAACTCCTCGTCGAGGGGCACGTGGACGACGCCATCGCCCGGCGCCTGGGCATGAACGTCCGCACCTGCCGCAGCCACATCGCCCGGCTGGCCACCACCCTCGGCAGCGGCAGCCGCACCCAGCTCGGCTACCTCATCGCCCGCTCCGGCCTCCTGGACGCGAGCGACTGA
- a CDS encoding (2Fe-2S)-binding protein — MSMPPDDRSFRREMAAAYRSGWHFIDLVSAVPEGDEPLTVTLFGEPILVVRDEEDGVRAYRALRRPRGAPQPVRCAIRYGMVFVNLDQRDHHPVETELLTATPRSA, encoded by the coding sequence ATGAGCATGCCTCCCGACGACCGTTCCTTCCGGCGTGAGATGGCCGCGGCCTACCGCTCCGGATGGCACTTCATCGACCTGGTCAGTGCCGTGCCCGAGGGCGACGAACCGCTGACGGTGACGCTCTTCGGCGAGCCGATCCTGGTCGTCCGGGACGAAGAGGACGGAGTCCGCGCCTACCGCGCGCTGCGCCGCCCGCGGGGCGCCCCTCAGCCCGTGCGCTGCGCCATCCGCTACGGCATGGTCTTCGTCAACCTCGACCAGCGCGACCACCACCCGGTCGAGACCGAACTTCTCACAGCCACCCCCCGCAGCGCCTGA
- a CDS encoding pyridoxamine 5'-phosphate oxidase family protein, with product MAIDLTAPPANFLAFWREKHVCTLTTPRPDGTPHVVPVGVTYDPGERLARIITGGATTKVRHVRAAGDGGARVAVCQPAGRYWTTLEGVATVSEDPVRVADAERRYALRYGREPRENPARVVIEIAVTRAMGNLPRPA from the coding sequence ATGGCCATCGACCTCACCGCTCCCCCCGCGAACTTCCTCGCCTTCTGGCGCGAGAAGCACGTCTGCACGCTCACCACTCCCCGCCCCGACGGCACCCCGCACGTCGTCCCGGTCGGCGTGACGTACGACCCCGGTGAGCGGCTGGCCCGGATCATCACCGGCGGCGCCACCACCAAGGTCCGCCACGTCCGGGCGGCCGGGGACGGGGGCGCCCGGGTCGCCGTCTGCCAGCCGGCCGGCCGGTACTGGACCACCCTGGAGGGCGTCGCCACGGTCAGCGAGGACCCGGTCCGCGTCGCGGACGCCGAACGCCGTTACGCGCTCCGCTACGGACGCGAGCCCCGCGAGAACCCGGCACGGGTGGTCATCGAGATCGCGGTGACCCGGGCCATGGGGAACCTGCCGCGGCCGGCGTGA
- the clpB gene encoding ATP-dependent chaperone ClpB, producing the protein MDAELTNRSRDALNAATTRAVSGGNPDLTPAHLLLALLEGQDNENLVDLLAAVEADQAAVRSGVERVLAALPSVTGSTVAPPQPNRELLAVIADADRRAKDLGDEYLSTEHLLIAVAAKGGQAAEVLTGQGATPGKLLEAFENTRGGRRVTTPDPEGQYKALEKFGTDFTAAAREGKLDPVIGRDQEIRRVVQVLSRRTKNNPVLIGEPGVGKTAVVEGLAQRIVKGDVPESLKDKRLVSLDLGAMVAGAKYRGEFEERLKTVLSEIKESDGQIVTFIDELHTVVGAGAGGDSAMDAGNMLKPMLARGELRMVGATTLDEYRERIEKDPALERRFQQVLVAEPTVEDSIAILRGLKGRYEAHHKVQIADSALVAAATLSDRYITSRFLPDKAIDLVDEAASRLRMEIDSSPLEIDELQRSVDRLKMEELALGKETDPASRQRLDKLRRDLADREEELRGLTARWEKEKQSLNRVGELKERLDELRGQAERAQRDGDFDTASKLLYGEIPTLERDLEAASEAEEEVAKDTMVKEEVGPDDIADVVGSWTGIPAGRLLEGETQKLLRMEAELGRRLIGQSEAVRAVSDAVRRTRAGIADPDRPTGSFLFLGPTGVGKTELAKTLADFLFDDERAMIRIDMSEYGEKHSVARLVGAPPGYVGYEEGGQLTEAVRRRPYSVVLLDEVEKAHPEVFDILLQVLDDGRLTDGQGRTVDFRNTILVLTSNLGSQYLVGSAPEEEKRRQVMEVVRASFKPEFLNRLDDLVIFSALDEDELARIAGLQIAGLARRLADRRLSLDVTPEALAWLAKEGFDPAYGARPLRRLIQTAIGDRLAKEILAGEVRDGDTVRVDRFEDGLLVGRAES; encoded by the coding sequence GTGGACGCAGAGCTGACCAACAGGAGCCGGGACGCGCTCAACGCGGCGACCACCCGGGCGGTCTCCGGGGGGAACCCGGACCTGACCCCCGCCCACCTGCTCCTGGCCCTCCTGGAGGGGCAGGACAACGAGAACCTGGTCGACCTCCTCGCCGCCGTCGAGGCCGACCAGGCCGCGGTCCGGTCCGGGGTGGAGCGGGTGCTCGCCGCGCTCCCCAGCGTCACCGGCTCGACGGTCGCCCCGCCGCAGCCCAACCGCGAGCTGCTGGCGGTCATCGCCGACGCCGACCGGCGCGCCAAGGACCTGGGCGACGAGTACCTCTCCACCGAGCACCTGCTGATCGCCGTCGCCGCCAAGGGCGGCCAGGCCGCCGAGGTGCTCACCGGGCAGGGAGCCACGCCCGGGAAGCTGCTGGAGGCATTCGAGAACACACGAGGAGGACGCCGGGTGACCACGCCCGACCCCGAGGGTCAGTACAAGGCGCTGGAGAAGTTCGGCACGGACTTCACGGCCGCCGCCCGAGAGGGCAAGCTCGACCCGGTCATCGGCCGGGACCAGGAGATCCGCCGCGTCGTGCAGGTGCTGTCGCGGCGCACCAAGAACAACCCGGTCCTCATCGGTGAGCCCGGTGTCGGCAAGACCGCCGTCGTCGAGGGGCTGGCCCAGCGGATCGTCAAGGGCGACGTGCCCGAGTCGCTGAAGGACAAGCGGCTGGTCTCGCTGGACCTCGGCGCGATGGTCGCGGGCGCCAAGTACCGGGGCGAGTTCGAGGAGCGGCTGAAGACGGTCCTCTCCGAGATCAAGGAGAGCGACGGCCAGATCGTCACCTTCATCGACGAGCTGCACACGGTCGTCGGCGCGGGCGCCGGCGGCGACTCCGCGATGGACGCGGGCAACATGCTCAAGCCGATGCTGGCCCGCGGCGAGCTGCGCATGGTCGGCGCCACCACGCTGGACGAGTACCGCGAGCGGATCGAGAAGGACCCGGCGCTGGAGCGCCGCTTCCAGCAGGTGCTGGTGGCCGAGCCGACCGTCGAGGACTCCATCGCGATCCTGCGCGGCCTCAAGGGCCGGTACGAGGCGCACCACAAGGTGCAGATCGCGGACAGCGCGCTGGTGGCCGCCGCGACCCTCTCCGACCGGTACATCACCTCGCGCTTCCTGCCCGACAAGGCCATCGACCTGGTCGACGAGGCGGCCTCCCGGCTGCGCATGGAGATCGACTCCTCGCCGCTGGAGATCGACGAGCTCCAGCGCTCGGTGGACCGGCTGAAGATGGAGGAGCTGGCGCTCGGCAAGGAGACCGACCCGGCCTCCCGGCAGCGGCTGGACAAGCTCCGCCGCGACCTCGCCGACCGCGAGGAGGAGCTGCGCGGGCTCACCGCCCGCTGGGAGAAGGAGAAGCAGTCCCTCAACCGCGTCGGTGAGCTGAAGGAGCGCCTCGACGAGCTGCGCGGCCAGGCCGAACGCGCCCAGCGCGACGGCGACTTCGACACCGCCTCCAAGTTGCTGTACGGCGAGATCCCCACTCTTGAGCGGGACCTGGAGGCGGCGTCCGAGGCCGAGGAGGAGGTCGCCAAGGACACCATGGTCAAGGAGGAGGTCGGCCCCGACGACATCGCCGACGTGGTCGGCTCCTGGACCGGCATCCCGGCCGGGCGCCTGCTCGAGGGCGAGACGCAGAAGCTGCTGAGGATGGAGGCGGAGCTGGGCCGCCGCCTGATCGGCCAGAGCGAGGCGGTGCGGGCCGTCTCGGACGCGGTGCGCCGCACCCGGGCCGGGATCGCCGACCCGGACCGGCCGACCGGCTCCTTCCTCTTCCTCGGCCCGACCGGCGTCGGCAAGACCGAACTGGCCAAGACGCTCGCCGACTTCCTCTTCGACGACGAGCGGGCCATGATCCGCATCGACATGAGCGAGTACGGCGAGAAGCACTCGGTGGCCCGCCTGGTCGGCGCGCCCCCCGGCTACGTCGGGTACGAGGAGGGCGGCCAGCTCACCGAGGCGGTGCGCAGGCGCCCGTACAGCGTGGTGCTGCTGGACGAGGTGGAGAAGGCGCACCCGGAGGTCTTCGACATCCTGCTCCAGGTGCTGGACGACGGGCGGCTCACCGACGGGCAGGGCCGGACGGTCGACTTCCGGAACACCATCCTGGTGCTGACCAGCAACCTCGGCAGTCAGTACCTGGTCGGCTCCGCGCCCGAGGAGGAGAAGCGGCGGCAGGTCATGGAGGTGGTCCGGGCCTCCTTCAAGCCGGAGTTCCTCAACCGGCTGGACGACCTGGTGATCTTCTCCGCCCTGGACGAGGACGAGCTGGCCCGGATCGCCGGGCTCCAGATCGCGGGGCTGGCCAGGCGCCTCGCCGACCGCCGCCTGAGCCTCGACGTGACGCCCGAGGCGCTGGCCTGGCTGGCGAAGGAGGGGTTCGACCCGGCGTACGGCGCCCGGCCGCTGCGCCGCCTGATCCAGACGGCCATCGGCGACCGGCTCGCCAAGGAGATCCTCGCCGGGGAGGTCCGCGACGGCGACACGGTCCGCGTCGACCGCTTCGAGGACGGCCTCCTCGTCGGTCGCGCCGAGAGCTGA
- a CDS encoding YbjN domain-containing protein yields the protein MSIDPSSIPNFGGKPEPQAAGPAGPVVPDQDLVKQLLDQMELKYVVDDEGDLAAPWEEFRTYFMFRGEGDQQVFSVRTFYDRPHKIDDKPKLLESIDDWNRRTLWPKLYTHTHDDGTVRLIGEAQMLIGTGVALEHFVSSTVSWVRAAIEFDRWLVEQLGLESEVDSAEPKNDEE from the coding sequence GTGAGCATCGACCCGTCCTCCATTCCGAATTTCGGGGGCAAGCCCGAACCGCAGGCAGCAGGACCGGCGGGCCCCGTCGTCCCCGACCAGGATCTGGTCAAGCAGCTGCTGGACCAGATGGAGCTCAAGTACGTCGTCGACGACGAGGGTGACCTCGCGGCGCCGTGGGAGGAGTTCCGCACCTACTTCATGTTCCGCGGTGAGGGTGACCAGCAGGTCTTCTCGGTGCGGACGTTCTACGACCGGCCGCACAAGATCGACGACAAGCCGAAGCTGCTGGAGTCGATCGACGACTGGAACCGCCGCACCCTGTGGCCGAAGCTCTACACCCACACCCACGACGACGGCACGGTCCGCCTCATCGGCGAGGCCCAGATGCTGATCGGCACCGGTGTGGCCCTGGAGCACTTCGTCTCCTCCACCGTCAGCTGGGTCCGCGCGGCCATCGAGTTCGACCGCTGGCTGGTCGAGCAGCTGGGCCTGGAGTCGGAGGTCGACTCGGCCGAGCCCAAGAACGACGAGGAGT